The window GGCGATCCGGCCCGACAGCGCGTCGAGCACCTTCAGCGGGATGGGCCGCTGGGTGAACATGTCCTCCTCGCGGTAGAGGCCGGCGCCCAGCCCGAACAGCGCGATCGCGGTCAGCGTCGGCGGCGCGGTCGAGAACGCCATCCCGCCCAGGCCGACCGCCTGGCCCTGGAGGTCCCGGACGACGACGGTCAGCGGCGAGATCAGCGCGATTGGCGTCACGTCCGTGAAGATGGCCGGCACGAACGCGTAACTGGTCAGCGCGACGGTGACCGTCACCGTGACGAAGGTCAGCTCCTTGAACGAGCGAGCGAACATGGCGCCGCAGAACGTCGCCGCGAGGAAGAGCAGCGCCAGCGGGGCCATCGCCAGCACGGCGACGTGGCTCCCGCCCGCGGCGAGCCCGCTCGCCCGCAACGCCAGCGTGATGGCGGTCACGACGCCCATCGCGCCGGCGAAGTACGGCAGCGTCTTCCCCGCCACGATGTCGGTCCGCGTCACCGGGGCCACCAGCAGCAGTTCGCCGCGGCGGTTCAGCCGCTCGGAGAGCACGGAGCTCCCGTAGGCCTGGATGACGAAGTTCAGCGGCACGACGAACAGGAACGCGAGCACCAGCGACTCGAAGGGGAACGGCGGCGAGATGTCCCCCGGCGTCCCCGACGTGTCGCCGCCGGTGAGGCCGGCCCCGAAGTCGCCGAGGCCGCCGCCGGCGTCGCCGCTCCCGCCGCCGCTGCCGGCGGCCGTTCCGCTCCCGCCGTCGCTGCCGCCGGATTCGCCGCCGTCGCCACCGTCGTCGCCGCCACCGCCGGCGGTGTTTCCGTCGTCGCTCCCGCCGTCGCCGGACCCACCGCTTCCCGGGCTGAGCGCAACGCCGTCCTGCTTCTCGTAGACCAGCGTCACCGAGACGGGGTACGCCGCCGTCCGATTGCCCGACTCGGCCTCCGCCGCCATCCGGCGTTCGTTGTACCCCTGAACGCTCTCGCGGAAGGCCGTCAGCGCGGCGTGCTGCTTGTCCGTGACGGGCCGGCTCGCGAGGCCCCCGCCGCGGAAGAGCAGGTCCTGCTCGCCGCGCCGGACCGCTGCCGGGTCGGGCTCCTGGACGACGAACGACGGGTCCTCCGTCGCGGGACCGTAGTAGGGGCTGTCCTCGGCGACGCCCACGCGGTAGATGCCGCTGTCCATCCCGGCGCCGCCGGCGGCGGCCACCGCGCCGACGAGGGCCATCGCCAGGACGGCGACCACGGTGACGGCGACGGTCCGGCGGTCGACGCCGCCGGCGTTCTTGGTCACCTCCCACTTCGCGATCCGCAGGAGCTTCCGCAGGGTCATGCCTCCTCGACGTATCGGGTCCCCGGCGTCTCGCTGTCAGCGACGTTGAGGAAGACCTCCTCGAGGCTGGACTCCTCGGTGCGGATGTCGACGACATCGCCGCCGTTCTCGGCCGCTGCCTCGCGGGTCGCCTCCACGCCGTTCATCGACTCGACGACCCGCCGCCAGGTCCCGTTCTCGCTGATCGCGTCGGGCACCTCGACGGTCGTGTACACGTGGTAGCGGCGGTCGCCGTACTCAGCCTGGAGTTCGTCGAGGTCGCCGCGGGCGACGATTTGCCCCTCGTTCATGATGGCGACGCGGTCGCAGATCGACTCGACGTGATAGAGGTTGTGCGCCGAGAAGACGATGGTCTTGCCCTCTTCGGCGAGCTGCTCGGTGAAGTCGATGACGTAGTTGGTCGTCAGCGGGTCCAGTCCGCTGGCGGGCTCGTCGTAGATCAGCACGTCCGGGTCGTTGATCAGCGAGCGCGCGATGGCCACCTTCCGCTTCATCCCCTTGGACATGTCCCCGAGCTTCCGCTCGCGGTGCTTTAGGTCCAGTTCGTCCAGCGTCTCGTGCATGCGCTCGCGGGCGACGTCGTCGGGGACGTCGTAGAGGTCCGCGAAGAAGGAGAGGTACGAGACGGGCGTCATCTCCTCGTAGAGGGGCGACTCCTCGGGCAGGAAGCCCAGCCGCCGGCGCATCTCCGTCTCGCCGGCGTCGTACCCGGCGACGGACACCTCGCCGTCGGTCGGCTCGATCAGGCCCGAGAGCATCTTCAGCGTCGTCGTCTTGCCCGCCCCGTTCGGGCCGATGACGCCGAACACCTCGCCCTGCTCTACCGAGAAGGTACTCCCCGCCACGGCGACGAAGTCGCCGTACTCCTTGCGTAGGTCCCGCGCTTCGATCATCTGGCCGCCGGTTACGCGCCGACCACCGTATAGCTGGCTACCGCTTATTACCAGTGATAGCGGCGACCGCTGTGGCCTCGAAAACGGGCGTCAGAATGTCGGTGTGGCGAGAATCGACACCGCGAGCGGGAAGCGCGTCCTGCCGGTATCGGCCGACGGCGACTGCGGCCGACCTGCGGCCCTCGTTCCCCGAGCGGGGCGTCGCTCGGTCAGTTCGTCTCTACGCGGATGTCGTCGACGCGGTGGATGTCATCGCCGATGCCCTCGCCCTCGCAGTCCTCGTTCGGGCATCGATAGTGCCACCCGTCCGTGGTGGCCGTTCGCTCGGCGAAGCGCTCGCCGCAGTCGTCGCAGATGAGCTCGCCGGCGGAACACGTGTCCCGGTGGAGTTCGAGTTCGAGTTCCGTGCTGAAGGTCCGCTTGCAGTTCCGGCAGGTGTGGGGCATATTCGAAAGTTCCGCTTCCCAGCATAAAGCTACATCGGAACGTTCACGGCGGTCGAACCGCCCGGAATCGGCCGTCTGCGACGCGATAGCGGTCGACACGGATCTGAAACGTTTCCCGCAGTCAGTGGCCAGTTACGGCGTTCGAAAACGGCGCGACCGCGAAGCCGCGGCCGGGAATCGATAGGTTACCCGGCTACAGCAGGTCTTCGACGTTCTGGGCGACCTCCTCGGGCGTGTCGCCCACGGGGACGCCGGCGTCGTTGAGCGCGTTGATCTTCGACTCGGCGGTGCCGGTGCCGGAGCCGGAGACGATGGCGCCGGCGTGGCCCATGCGCTTGCCCGGCGGGGCGGTGCGGCCGGCGATGAAGCCGGCGACGGGCGTGTCCATGTGCTCGGCGATGTACTGGGCGGCGTTCTCCTCGTCCTCGCCGCCGATCTCGCCGCACATGACGACCGCCTTCGTGTCGGGGTCGTTCTCGAACAGCTCCAGCGCGTCGATGAACGACGTGCCGATGATCGGGTCGCCGCCGATGCCGATGGCGGTCGTCTGCCCGATCCCGCGGTTGGTCAGGTCGTCGACGACCTGGTAGGTCAGCGTGCCCGAGCGGGAGACGAGGCCGACGTCGCCCTCGGAGAAGATGTTGCCCGGCAGGATGCCGAGCTTGGCGACGCCCGGCGTGATGACGCCCGGACAGTTGGGACCGACGAGGTGCGTGTCGGTCTCCCGGAGCTTGCGCTTGACGCGGGCCATGTCCTGGGTCGGGATGCCCTCGGTGATGGCCACGACGAGGTCGACCGGGGAGTCCAGCGCCTCGAACAGCGCGTCGCCCGCGAACGCCGGCGGGACGAACACGACGGCCGCGTTGGCGTCCTCCTCGCGGGCGGCGTCGTGGACCGTGTCGTAGACCGGGACGCCGGCCACTTCCTGGCCGCCGCGGCCCGGCACTGCGCCGGCGACCACGTTGGTCCCGTACTCCAGCATCTGCTCGGTGTGGAACTTGCCCTCACCGCCGGTGATACCCTGCACCACGACGCGCGTGTCTTCGTCGACTAGAACGCTCATGCTTCCACCTCCTGTGCGTACTCCACTGCACGCTGGACGGCGTCCTCCAGCGTGTGCTCGACCGTGACCAGGTCCTCGTTGAGGATCTCCATGCCCTCCTCGGCGTTCGTACCGGCCAGCCGCACGGTGACGGGCTTGGGGATCTCGTCGAACTGCTCCAGGGCCTGGTTGATGCCCTCGGCGACCTCGTCGCCGCGGGTGATCCCGCCGAAGATGTTGAAGACGACCGAGTCGACGTTGTCGTCGGAGAACACCATGTCCAGCGCGTTCGCGATGCGCTGGGCCTTGGCGCCGCCCCCGACGTCGAGGAAGTTAGCGGGCGAGCCGCCGAAGTGGTCGACGAGGTCCAGCGTCGTCATGACGAGGCCCGCGCCGTTGCCGATGATGCCGACGTTGCCGTCCAGGCGGACGTAGTCGAAGCCGTACTCGTCGGCCTTCTGCTCGAGTTCGTCGCCGCCGCCGGCCTCCTCCTCCATCTCCTGGATCTCGGGCTGGCGGAAGAGGGCGTCGGAGTCGACGTTGAAGACGGCGTCGGCCGCGATGACCTCGTCGTCGCTCGTGATCATCAGCGGGTTGATCTCGGCGTCGGAGCCGTCCCTGTCGTCCCAGATCTGGTACAGCGTCTGCAGGACGCTCGCGACGTCGTTGGCCACGGCGCGGTCGACGCCGGCCTCGTAGACGACCTTCCGGGCCTGGTAGGGGTGCATGCCGAAGGCGGGATCGACGTGCTCGCGCGCGATGGCGTCGGGGTCCTCCTCGGCGACCTCCTCGATGTTGACGCCGCCGCGGGTCGAGACCATGGCCACGGGCTCGCCCTCGCCGCGGTCCATCGTGACGCCCACGTACAGCTCGTTCTCGAAGTCGACGGCCTCCTCGACGAGCACGCGGTCGACCTCGTAGCCCTTGAGGTCCATGCCGAGGATGTCGTCGGCGTACTCGCGGGCCTCGTCTTTGTCCTCCGCGAGCTTGATGCCGCCGGCCTTCCCCCGGCCACCGACGTGGACCTGGGCCTTGATCGCTACTGGATAACCGATGTCCTCGGCGGCCGCGACCGCGTCGTCGACGGTCTCGGCCAGCGTCGACGCCGGAGTCGGGATTCCGGCGTCAGCGAAGACCTGCTTCGCCTGGTATTCGTGCAATCTCATGTCACACGGTACGCCGTTTCGCTCACGCATAAATCCCGCTCATCTAGACGTGTTACCCCGCCAACGGCGCGAAACTATCATAGTTAACCAGCCACAAAAAATAAGTGCCATCTCCCCCACGTGTCTCGGCGTGGCATCTTTTCGATGCCACGCTGCCACTGCCGAATGCCACGGTAGTGCGGCCCGACCAGGGGCGACATCTATCTCTCTTCCGTCCTGTCCGTTTCGCGCTCCGCTCGGCTCGGTGATCGTACTTGTCTAGCTTCACCTCCGAGGAATGAGAACCAGAAAGCCCCGGCTGGCTGAACTCGGGGGACTCGCTGCGCTCCTCGGACTCCGTCCTGCGGTGCTTGCGTCGTCCGCCGTCGTTCAGCCAGCCGCCCCTTTCAGTCCCACCCGTGTCGGCTGGCCAATCAGCTGAAGGGTGGGACTGAAAGGGGCCGACACGCTCCGGGAAGACGGGCGACGTAAGTACTGTAGCGACCGCAGGGAGCGAAGCGCGCAGCGAGCGCGTGGCGCGAACGGAGTGAGCGCCACAGTTGCTCGAACGGCGAGCGAAGCGCGCAGCGAGCGCGTGGCGCGAACGGAGTGAGCGCCACAGTTGCTCGAACGGCGAGCGAAGCGAGCCGTGAGAGCCCCTCGACCGGTGCGTGTCGGGGGGCTTTCTGGTTGTTCCCGTCTTCGACGGCCACGTTCCAGCTAACGCAATCACCGAGTCGAACGCCGTCCGTGAGCTTTAGCCGGGAGCGCGACGACCAGACGACTATGGACGACGACGTCGACGCGATCGCGGACGCGATGCGCGAGGCCGACACCGCCGTCGCGTTCACGGGGGCGGGGGTCAGCACGGCCTCCGGGGTGCCATCGTTCCGCGGCGAGGACGGCCTCTGGGAGGAGTACGACCCCAAATCGTTCCACCGCCGGCGGCTGGACGCCGACCCCGAGGGCTGGTGGCGCGATCGGGTGGAACTCCGCGAGCACCTCGACCCAGGAGAGTACGAGCCAAACGCCGCACACGAGGCGCTGGCCGAACTGGAGTCGGCGAGCCACCTCGACGCGGTGGTGACACAGAACGTCGACGGCCTCCACGCCGAGGCGGGGACGGCGGAGCTGATCCGACTTCACGGGACGAACCGCCGGGTGCGGTGCGAGGACTGCGGGGAGCGCAGCGAGGCGGCCCCGACGTTCGAGCGGGCGCGCGAGGGCGACGTCCCGCCGCGGTGCGACTGCGGCGGCCTGCTCCGGCCGGACGTGGTGCTGTTCGGCGAGTCGCTGCCCGCGGACGCCATCGAGCGCGCCCGACGGCTGGCCCGCGAGAGCGACTGCTACCTGGCGGTCGGGTCGTCGCTGACGGTCCAGCCCGCCGCCGGGCTGCCGCGGCGGGCCGCGACGACGGGCGCGACGCTGGCGATCCTCAACCTGACGGAGACGCCGCTGGACGGCGTCGCTGACCGAGTTATCGGGGCGGACGTGACGGACGTGCTGCCTGCCCTGGCGGCGCGCGTCTAGAGCTCGACGCCGCCCGGAATCAGGCTCTCCCCCCGCCGCAGGCTCCCCTCCCGGTCGTAGACCAGCAGCGTCTCCTTGTCGTAGACGGTCGACTTCCCGTCGGCGTCCGTGACGCGGACGCGATAGCGCGGTTCGCCGTCGGCTCGCGACCGGGCGGCGTCCACCAGCGCCCGGACGGCCTCGACGTCCGCGTTGGCCTCGAGCACGAACTCGCCGGTGATCCGGTTGGACACGGAGAGGACGCCCACGTCGTCCGTCTCCGTCCGGCGGAAGGTCACGTCGATCTCGTCGGCGTCGAGCGTGCCGTCCGCTGTGACGAGCCGATCCGCCAGCAGCCCGTCGGGCCCGTCGAAGGTCACCGTGACGACCGGCGGTTCCCGC of the Halomicrobium salinisoli genome contains:
- a CDS encoding HVO_2901 family zinc finger protein codes for the protein MPHTCRNCKRTFSTELELELHRDTCSAGELICDDCGERFAERTATTDGWHYRCPNEDCEGEGIGDDIHRVDDIRVETN
- the sucD gene encoding succinate--CoA ligase subunit alpha, which encodes MSVLVDEDTRVVVQGITGGEGKFHTEQMLEYGTNVVAGAVPGRGGQEVAGVPVYDTVHDAAREEDANAAVVFVPPAFAGDALFEALDSPVDLVVAITEGIPTQDMARVKRKLRETDTHLVGPNCPGVITPGVAKLGILPGNIFSEGDVGLVSRSGTLTYQVVDDLTNRGIGQTTAIGIGGDPIIGTSFIDALELFENDPDTKAVVMCGEIGGEDEENAAQYIAEHMDTPVAGFIAGRTAPPGKRMGHAGAIVSGSGTGTAESKINALNDAGVPVGDTPEEVAQNVEDLL
- a CDS encoding DUF5793 family protein, whose product is MRRDYFEVDMRNVDENEREPPVVTVTFDGPDGLLADRLVTADGTLDADEIDVTFRRTETDDVGVLSVSNRITGEFVLEANADVEAVRALVDAARSRADGEPRYRVRVTDADGKSTVYDKETLLVYDREGSLRRGESLIPGGVEL
- a CDS encoding NAD-dependent protein deacylase, producing MDDDVDAIADAMREADTAVAFTGAGVSTASGVPSFRGEDGLWEEYDPKSFHRRRLDADPEGWWRDRVELREHLDPGEYEPNAAHEALAELESASHLDAVVTQNVDGLHAEAGTAELIRLHGTNRRVRCEDCGERSEAAPTFERAREGDVPPRCDCGGLLRPDVVLFGESLPADAIERARRLARESDCYLAVGSSLTVQPAAGLPRRAATTGATLAILNLTETPLDGVADRVIGADVTDVLPALAARV
- a CDS encoding PrsW family intramembrane metalloprotease; amino-acid sequence: MTLRKLLRIAKWEVTKNAGGVDRRTVAVTVVAVLAMALVGAVAAAGGAGMDSGIYRVGVAEDSPYYGPATEDPSFVVQEPDPAAVRRGEQDLLFRGGGLASRPVTDKQHAALTAFRESVQGYNERRMAAEAESGNRTAAYPVSVTLVYEKQDGVALSPGSGGSGDGGSDDGNTAGGGGDDGGDGGESGGSDGGSGTAAGSGGGSGDAGGGLGDFGAGLTGGDTSGTPGDISPPFPFESLVLAFLFVVPLNFVIQAYGSSVLSERLNRRGELLLVAPVTRTDIVAGKTLPYFAGAMGVVTAITLALRASGLAAGGSHVAVLAMAPLALLFLAATFCGAMFARSFKELTFVTVTVTVALTSYAFVPAIFTDVTPIALISPLTVVVRDLQGQAVGLGGMAFSTAPPTLTAIALFGLGAGLYREEDMFTQRPIPLKVLDALSGRIASKWSAAKLSVILLPFVFVAELVAVAVLFPLVERGIVLPVIGIEIVVPLLLAAVVVIEEVAKSLHLYAGFESGRYDRSLRTALVVGALSGLGFFVAEKFVAVAQLVGLQEITAGRAALATGLVPSGLDPLATAGLLLAPLALHVVTAAVSALGARRDRRAYAAALGAAMAIHFAYNYTVVVTLG
- the sucC gene encoding ADP-forming succinate--CoA ligase subunit beta; translation: MRLHEYQAKQVFADAGIPTPASTLAETVDDAVAAAEDIGYPVAIKAQVHVGGRGKAGGIKLAEDKDEAREYADDILGMDLKGYEVDRVLVEEAVDFENELYVGVTMDRGEGEPVAMVSTRGGVNIEEVAEEDPDAIAREHVDPAFGMHPYQARKVVYEAGVDRAVANDVASVLQTLYQIWDDRDGSDAEINPLMITSDDEVIAADAVFNVDSDALFRQPEIQEMEEEAGGGDELEQKADEYGFDYVRLDGNVGIIGNGAGLVMTTLDLVDHFGGSPANFLDVGGGAKAQRIANALDMVFSDDNVDSVVFNIFGGITRGDEVAEGINQALEQFDEIPKPVTVRLAGTNAEEGMEILNEDLVTVEHTLEDAVQRAVEYAQEVEA
- a CDS encoding ABC transporter ATP-binding protein; its protein translation is MIEARDLRKEYGDFVAVAGSTFSVEQGEVFGVIGPNGAGKTTTLKMLSGLIEPTDGEVSVAGYDAGETEMRRRLGFLPEESPLYEEMTPVSYLSFFADLYDVPDDVARERMHETLDELDLKHRERKLGDMSKGMKRKVAIARSLINDPDVLIYDEPASGLDPLTTNYVIDFTEQLAEEGKTIVFSAHNLYHVESICDRVAIMNEGQIVARGDLDELQAEYGDRRYHVYTTVEVPDAISENGTWRRVVESMNGVEATREAAAENGGDVVDIRTEESSLEEVFLNVADSETPGTRYVEEA